A region of Flocculibacter collagenilyticus DNA encodes the following proteins:
- a CDS encoding antibiotic biosynthesis monooxygenase family protein: MMFAVIFKATMNPNISAAEYDLYLTTATKMRELAFAEYGCIDFTAVTEGQEEIAISYWHDEAAIKKWKSDTEHALAQAHGQHHWYKAYTVEVVEIKRAYQFSAS; this comes from the coding sequence ATGATGTTCGCAGTGATTTTTAAAGCAACCATGAACCCTAATATAAGTGCAGCAGAATACGACTTATACCTCACAACCGCGACAAAAATGCGCGAGCTAGCTTTCGCTGAGTATGGTTGTATCGACTTTACAGCGGTCACTGAGGGGCAAGAAGAAATCGCTATCTCTTATTGGCATGATGAAGCTGCGATTAAGAAATGGAAGTCCGATACTGAACACGCGCTAGCACAAGCGCATGGGCAGCATCATTGGTATAAGGCTTATACAGTAGAAGTTGTGGAAATTAAACGCGCTTACCAATTTTCTGCCAGCTAA
- the nhaA gene encoding Na+/H+ antiporter NhaA — translation MNTQSESFISSFFKMEAAGGILLICSALLAIVCANTFLHEYYKLFLSTPVAITIGTFNIAKPLLLWINDGLMAIFFFLVGLELKRELLEGELSDKRNIILPGIGAIGGMLVPALIYVYFNYDDPVAVKGWAIPAATDIAFALGVLSLLGSRVPVTLKVFLTSLAIFDDIGAILIIAFFYTSKISMAALIAVAICIPILTMMNRANVISKSPYILIGIIMWAAMLKSGVHATLAGVLLAMFIPMRSKEFPKLSPLKTLEHDLHSIVAFFVLPVFAFANAGLNLRGISAEQVLHDVPIGIALGLFIGKLVGIFGLCGLAIKMNMTQLPKGMNWASLFGTAALCGIGFTMSLFVGSLAFEETGVNLLFDERLGIIIGSLASGILGYLVLAKSLPKVAPVAK, via the coding sequence TTGAACACACAATCGGAATCGTTTATTAGCTCGTTCTTTAAAATGGAAGCTGCGGGGGGGATTCTATTAATCTGTTCTGCTTTGCTAGCTATTGTATGTGCTAATACTTTTCTACATGAATATTACAAACTGTTTTTATCTACGCCCGTCGCCATTACCATTGGCACCTTTAATATTGCTAAGCCATTGTTATTATGGATAAACGACGGCTTAATGGCCATTTTCTTCTTTTTAGTAGGATTAGAGCTCAAGCGAGAGTTACTAGAAGGGGAGCTATCTGACAAGCGCAACATTATTTTGCCCGGCATAGGTGCAATAGGTGGCATGCTAGTGCCAGCGCTTATTTATGTGTATTTCAATTATGATGATCCCGTTGCTGTAAAAGGTTGGGCAATACCTGCGGCGACGGATATCGCCTTTGCTTTAGGTGTGTTAAGTCTTCTAGGTTCAAGAGTGCCAGTCACACTAAAAGTGTTTTTAACCTCGTTAGCCATATTTGATGATATTGGCGCAATATTGATTATTGCCTTTTTCTATACTTCTAAAATATCAATGGCAGCATTAATAGCAGTCGCCATTTGTATTCCAATCTTAACAATGATGAACCGGGCTAATGTGATCTCAAAAAGCCCGTATATATTAATTGGCATTATTATGTGGGCCGCAATGCTTAAGTCAGGCGTGCATGCCACCTTGGCGGGTGTGTTATTGGCAATGTTTATCCCGATGAGATCAAAAGAGTTCCCTAAATTATCCCCATTAAAAACACTAGAGCACGATTTGCATTCAATCGTCGCATTTTTTGTATTACCTGTGTTTGCTTTTGCCAATGCGGGGTTAAATTTACGAGGAATAAGTGCAGAGCAAGTGTTACATGATGTGCCAATTGGCATCGCACTAGGTTTATTTATTGGTAAATTAGTGGGTATTTTTGGTTTGTGCGGATTAGCAATCAAAATGAATATGACTCAACTACCTAAAGGCATGAATTGGGCTTCATTATTCGGTACGGCTGCGCTATGTGGTATTGGCTTTACCATGAGTTTGTTTGTTGGTTCACTGGCATTCGAAGAAACAGGCGTAAATTTACTCTTTGATGAGCGCCTAGGCATTATTATTGGCTCATTAGCATCGGGTATATTAGGTTACTTAGTGTTGGCTAAGTCGTTACCTAAAGTTGCACCAGTAGCAAAGTAA
- a CDS encoding DUF3299 domain-containing protein: protein MTFYIFKQLTLSAAFVLLAGVSASITTPFAYAANKTTATVSSNEIQEIFWDDLMPIGFEPEQSAVDHDATDLASAQMSLDAPVVDSLNGKTVKIPGFVVPLEGNDTHVTEFLLVPFFGACIHVPPPPPNQIIHVKYPKGAAVDSLYDAVVLTGKISTKGWKGDIAQVGYTMEGITIAPYDE, encoded by the coding sequence ATGACATTTTATATTTTTAAGCAATTAACATTAAGTGCTGCATTTGTATTACTAGCGGGAGTAAGTGCCAGCATTACAACACCGTTTGCTTATGCTGCAAATAAAACCACCGCAACAGTTAGCTCAAACGAAATACAAGAAATCTTCTGGGACGACTTAATGCCCATCGGCTTTGAGCCAGAACAGTCCGCAGTTGATCATGACGCCACAGACTTAGCCAGTGCGCAAATGTCGTTAGATGCACCTGTTGTGGACAGCTTAAATGGAAAGACCGTTAAAATCCCTGGCTTTGTAGTACCGTTAGAAGGGAATGACACTCATGTTACTGAGTTTTTACTTGTACCGTTTTTTGGTGCATGTATTCATGTTCCACCACCGCCACCAAATCAAATTATCCATGTTAAGTATCCTAAAGGTGCTGCTGTTGACAGTTTATATGATGCCGTCGTACTTACGGGTAAAATTAGCACGAAAGGCTGGAAAGGTGATATTGCACAAGTTGGCTACACCATGGAAGGCATCACTATTGCGCCTTATGATGAATAA
- a CDS encoding GNAT family N-acetyltransferase translates to MAPTLNTQHLIIRPFTSADLPAFARYRAIPSIAKYQSWHEYHLDDAIALFESTHYDAFGAAEQWFQLAIIDKHTQQLAGDVAVHFIDEHQVEIGFTIAPQFQRLGIAKTAVRCVLTYLFNAMNKHRVIAITDVRNDASCGLLRALGFRQEAHFIKNVFFKGEWGDEYLFAILQSEFSDAHTVSC, encoded by the coding sequence ATGGCACCTACATTAAATACTCAACATCTTATTATTAGGCCATTCACGAGTGCCGACTTACCCGCGTTTGCGCGCTATAGAGCGATCCCCTCAATCGCTAAGTACCAAAGCTGGCATGAGTACCACCTTGATGATGCTATTGCGCTATTTGAAAGCACTCATTACGATGCGTTCGGAGCGGCTGAGCAGTGGTTTCAGCTCGCGATCATTGATAAACATACGCAGCAATTAGCGGGAGATGTCGCAGTACACTTTATTGATGAGCATCAAGTGGAAATCGGTTTTACTATTGCACCGCAATTTCAAAGGCTTGGTATCGCTAAAACGGCGGTTCGATGTGTATTAACTTACCTGTTTAACGCTATGAACAAACACAGAGTGATTGCTATTACTGACGTGAGAAATGACGCCTCTTGTGGTTTACTTCGTGCGTTGGGATTTCGGCAAGAAGCACATTTCATAAAGAATGTATTTTTTAAAGGCGAATGGGGCGACGAATATTTGTTTGCGATATTGCAAAGTGAATTTAGCGATGCCCATACAGTGTCATGCTGA
- a CDS encoding ABC transporter ATP-binding protein, giving the protein MTLQHILSLSEVTFSWPKQVTPTIKIPHLAINQGEKVFIKGASGSGKSTLLSLITGINTPQHGDVVLLGKPISQLPQRKRDIFRADHIGYIFQQFNLLPYLSIIENVMLGCQFSRYREAKIINNGSTLVDEATRLLTHLGLPEALHARSVAELSIGQQQRVAAARALIGSPEILIADEPTSALDFSAREAFMSLLLTECTKSKTSLLFVSHDPTLQHMFDYVIDFAQLNQAAIHTHVGTASVGANAC; this is encoded by the coding sequence ATGACGCTGCAACATATTTTATCGCTTTCAGAGGTAACATTTAGCTGGCCAAAGCAAGTTACCCCCACAATTAAGATACCGCATTTAGCAATTAACCAAGGTGAAAAGGTGTTTATTAAGGGTGCGAGTGGCTCTGGTAAATCGACCCTGCTGTCTTTAATAACAGGGATTAATACACCACAACATGGCGATGTAGTATTACTGGGTAAACCCATTAGCCAGTTGCCACAGCGTAAGCGCGATATTTTTCGTGCCGATCATATTGGTTATATTTTTCAACAATTTAATTTATTACCTTATTTGTCGATTATTGAAAATGTGATGCTAGGCTGCCAGTTTTCTCGTTATCGTGAGGCTAAAATCATTAATAATGGCAGTACATTAGTTGATGAAGCAACGCGCTTATTAACCCATTTAGGCCTGCCTGAGGCGCTGCATGCACGCTCGGTAGCAGAATTGAGTATTGGTCAACAACAGCGTGTGGCCGCAGCTCGCGCACTGATTGGCTCGCCCGAAATACTCATTGCCGATGAACCTACTTCTGCCCTCGATTTTTCTGCACGTGAAGCGTTTATGTCTTTGTTACTTACCGAATGCACTAAAAGTAAAACCAGTTTATTGTTTGTTAGCCACGACCCTACATTGCAACATATGTTTGATTACGTGATTGACTTCGCTCAGTTAAATCAGGCCGCAATACACACTCATGTGGGCACAGCGAGTGTAGGGGCGAACGCATGCTAG
- a CDS encoding ABC transporter permease, whose translation MLVFKLALKSLLNRRYTVLLTMLSIAISVTLLLSVERIRTQTKANFANTVSGTDMIVGARTGEIQLLLSSIFHIGNATNNVSWQTYQRIANQPNVKWSIPLSLGDSHKGYRVVGTTNAFFQHYQFGNKQALILAEGHSFSRSFDVVLGAAVAATLNYKMGDQLVMAHGTGNTSFAMHNHAPFTVTGILQATGTPVDRAIYVSLAGIEAMHSTGHAKEASDHKHEHKDEDEHEHEHEHEHEKPTQLLQNQPPQQITAFLLGLKSRIMTLMAQRQINQFKAEPLLAIMPNLTLHQLWEMMDLVEQALLIISACVLVSALIGMLTTLLTSLNERRREMAILRSVGARPHHIIILMISEAFLITLFGCLLGIALLYVSMIALQPIAASTLGVYLELSFISRLEWQLLSVILGASVIIGAIPAFKAYRMSLSDGMNVKV comes from the coding sequence ATGCTAGTATTTAAACTTGCACTGAAGAGCTTACTTAACCGCCGTTACACGGTGTTGCTCACCATGCTATCGATCGCCATAAGCGTTACCCTGTTGCTCAGCGTTGAGCGCATTCGTACTCAAACGAAAGCAAACTTTGCTAATACGGTGTCTGGAACCGACATGATTGTTGGTGCGCGAACAGGTGAAATTCAGTTATTACTTTCTTCTATTTTTCACATTGGTAATGCCACGAATAACGTGTCGTGGCAAACCTACCAACGCATTGCTAACCAGCCCAATGTAAAATGGTCGATCCCACTTTCGCTGGGCGATTCGCATAAAGGTTACCGTGTTGTTGGCACGACTAATGCGTTTTTTCAGCACTACCAATTTGGTAATAAACAAGCGTTAATATTGGCTGAAGGTCACTCTTTTTCTCGCTCATTTGATGTGGTACTTGGTGCAGCGGTAGCCGCAACGTTAAATTATAAAATGGGCGACCAGTTAGTCATGGCGCATGGAACAGGCAATACAAGCTTTGCCATGCACAACCATGCTCCTTTTACTGTGACAGGCATTCTGCAAGCCACCGGCACCCCTGTTGATCGTGCTATTTATGTGTCGTTAGCAGGCATTGAGGCCATGCATAGCACTGGCCACGCCAAAGAAGCGAGTGATCACAAACACGAGCATAAAGATGAAGATGAACACGAGCATGAACATGAACATGAACATGAAAAGCCTACGCAACTGCTGCAAAACCAGCCGCCGCAACAGATCACCGCTTTTCTACTAGGGCTAAAAAGCCGTATTATGACGCTAATGGCACAAAGACAAATAAATCAATTCAAGGCTGAGCCATTACTAGCTATTATGCCCAATCTAACCTTGCACCAGCTCTGGGAAATGATGGACTTAGTAGAGCAAGCATTACTGATTATTTCAGCATGTGTATTGGTATCAGCCCTGATTGGCATGCTAACCACATTGTTAACCTCGTTAAATGAGCGCCGCCGCGAAATGGCAATATTACGCTCGGTTGGTGCAAGGCCTCATCACATTATTATTTTAATGATTAGCGAAGCGTTTCTAATTACCTTGTTTGGCTGCCTATTAGGTATCGCATTACTTTATGTGAGTATGATAGCTTTACAGCCTATCGCTGCGTCAACATTGGGCGTTTATCTAGAATTATCATTTATTAGTCGATTAGAGTGGCAGTTGCTCTCGGTCATTTTAGGCGCAAGTGTTATTATTGGAGCCATACCAGCGTTTAAGGCTTATCGTATGTCGCTCAGTGATGGCATGAACGTAAAGGTCTGA
- a CDS encoding methyl-accepting chemotaxis protein, whose translation MNFLLSLKIAQKIYIIPIIGTISFLIYVLISTNTALNNVETLHDARDVRFPVLQAASQALVDMQNVKEKLESAVTTGDEEALNVANTLAQKFQKELSEIKGNAPKLSTEVSNIEQHFNAYYEMAFKVSQEMVNNTADFSTLAERSKKMNEHFDTALQQLSKFRDTQLEQFRSTIQGATDEAQNMIVIGAIMFVVTALLLFMTAYPVVRGISKSMNQVITSLKDLAEEDGDLTVRIKTSNKDEIGDLAFWFNSFMEKLQEVIRQIVQITIPLSDLAQKLNQLTEETNHIIAQQKQSAESAKHAVDSMSMSVADVAANAAEAASAANDSNTAAERGQNTVNQTVSSIRNLASNISETAEVIQQLENDSTQVGAILDVIKSIAEQTNLLALNAAIEAARAGEQGRGFAVVADEVRTLASRTQESTAEIQATIEQLQTAARSAVQKMSNSTSEAESSVETANSAGSSLQEITSTISKISEMNTFIAKSTDDQQQVSQDIVSNVDLIYGHTDQTEKSSEQISNASADLAELAQDLETIARQFKV comes from the coding sequence ATGAACTTTCTGCTCAGTTTAAAAATCGCGCAAAAAATATACATTATTCCAATAATTGGCACTATTAGCTTTCTGATTTACGTACTTATTTCCACTAATACTGCGCTAAATAACGTTGAAACACTACATGATGCACGAGACGTGCGTTTTCCTGTGTTACAAGCTGCTAGTCAAGCCCTTGTAGATATGCAAAATGTAAAAGAAAAACTCGAAAGTGCGGTTACCACAGGCGATGAAGAAGCGCTGAATGTGGCTAATACCTTGGCGCAGAAATTCCAAAAAGAGTTATCAGAAATCAAAGGCAATGCCCCTAAGCTATCCACTGAAGTCAGCAATATTGAGCAGCACTTTAACGCCTATTATGAAATGGCCTTTAAAGTCTCTCAAGAAATGGTCAATAACACCGCTGACTTTTCAACTCTGGCAGAACGCTCTAAAAAAATGAATGAGCACTTTGATACTGCCCTACAACAACTCAGTAAATTTCGTGATACCCAATTAGAACAGTTCAGAAGTACTATTCAAGGTGCTACTGATGAAGCACAAAACATGATTGTGATTGGTGCAATTATGTTTGTGGTCACCGCTCTATTGTTATTTATGACTGCTTATCCTGTGGTACGCGGTATTTCTAAAAGCATGAACCAAGTTATCACGTCATTAAAAGATCTTGCCGAGGAAGATGGCGACCTTACGGTGCGAATTAAAACCAGTAATAAAGATGAAATTGGTGATTTAGCATTTTGGTTCAATTCGTTTATGGAAAAACTGCAAGAGGTGATTCGTCAAATCGTACAAATTACTATTCCCCTGTCTGATTTAGCGCAGAAACTAAACCAACTGACAGAAGAAACCAACCATATCATTGCACAACAAAAACAAAGTGCTGAAAGTGCTAAACATGCCGTAGACAGTATGAGCATGAGCGTGGCCGATGTTGCTGCGAATGCAGCCGAAGCAGCCTCCGCCGCGAATGACTCAAATACAGCTGCTGAGCGTGGCCAAAATACGGTTAATCAAACCGTTTCTAGCATTAGAAATCTAGCTAGCAACATTAGTGAAACCGCTGAGGTGATCCAGCAGTTAGAAAACGACAGTACACAGGTTGGCGCTATTTTAGATGTGATTAAAAGCATTGCAGAACAAACCAATTTGCTGGCATTAAATGCTGCCATCGAAGCCGCACGAGCAGGAGAACAAGGGCGCGGATTTGCAGTTGTTGCAGATGAAGTAAGAACCCTTGCGTCACGCACTCAAGAGTCTACCGCTGAGATTCAAGCAACCATTGAGCAGCTACAAACCGCGGCGCGCAGTGCGGTACAAAAAATGTCGAACAGTACTTCTGAAGCGGAGTCTAGTGTGGAAACCGCAAATAGCGCGGGTTCTTCATTACAAGAGATCACCAGCACAATAAGTAAAATTAGCGAAATGAATACATTCATCGCCAAGTCCACCGATGACCAACAGCAAGTTTCTCAAGATATCGTTAGCAACGTCGATTTAATTTACGGTCATACTGATCAAACTGAAAAAAGCTCTGAGCAAATTTCCAATGCCAGTGCTGACTTGGCTGAACTTGCTCAAGATCTCGAAACCATCGCGCGACAATTTAAGGTGTAA
- a CDS encoding MFS transporter, whose protein sequence is MKFRAFFARPENLLLLMAFVMPLTFSVWNALLNNFVIEKAQFTGKEIGLLQSLREVPGFLAFTAIYLLIFIKEQRFAILSLLVMSVGVAITGFFPSVIGLYLTTILMSVGFHYFETVNQSLTLQWVHKDHTAHFMGKALAVKAFASLLAFSSIWLLMEWLQVSYQTMYLLAGGVGIAVVFAIWLMFPQFKQPHTQHKSIILRKKYWLYYSLTFLSGARRQIFMVFAGFMMVEKFGYSVGDISLLFGINYVFNLLFAAKIGKWIGKVGERKALTLEYIGLICVFTGYAFVENSTIAAGLYVIDHLFFALAIAIKTYFQKIAEPEDIAASAAVSFTINHIAAVAIPALLGILWLYSNIAVFMIGAGFALCSLVLSRNIPFAPSQQNIVMYGNDRWTVKQT, encoded by the coding sequence ATGAAGTTCCGCGCCTTTTTTGCCCGCCCTGAAAACCTACTACTGCTAATGGCGTTTGTGATGCCTCTCACCTTTTCGGTATGGAATGCATTACTGAACAACTTTGTTATTGAAAAAGCACAGTTTACGGGTAAAGAAATTGGCTTACTGCAAAGCTTACGAGAAGTACCCGGCTTTTTAGCCTTTACCGCTATCTACTTGTTAATTTTTATTAAAGAGCAACGCTTTGCCATTTTATCGTTATTGGTAATGAGTGTTGGCGTAGCGATTACTGGCTTCTTTCCCAGCGTTATCGGCTTGTATCTCACCACTATACTAATGTCGGTTGGCTTTCATTATTTTGAAACGGTTAATCAGTCACTGACTTTACAATGGGTACATAAAGATCACACCGCACACTTTATGGGTAAAGCGTTAGCGGTTAAAGCATTTGCTTCATTGCTGGCGTTTTCTTCCATCTGGCTATTAATGGAATGGCTGCAAGTTAGCTATCAAACTATGTACCTGTTAGCCGGAGGGGTTGGTATTGCTGTCGTTTTCGCTATTTGGCTGATGTTTCCTCAATTTAAACAACCTCATACGCAACATAAAAGCATCATCCTACGCAAAAAGTATTGGCTTTATTACTCACTGACGTTTTTAAGCGGTGCTCGTCGCCAAATTTTTATGGTGTTTGCGGGTTTTATGATGGTAGAAAAGTTTGGTTATAGCGTGGGCGATATCTCGCTGCTATTTGGCATAAATTATGTGTTTAATTTATTATTTGCCGCCAAAATTGGTAAATGGATTGGCAAAGTAGGCGAACGTAAAGCACTAACACTAGAGTACATAGGGTTAATTTGTGTGTTTACAGGTTACGCATTTGTGGAAAATAGCACTATTGCGGCTGGCTTATACGTTATTGATCATTTATTTTTCGCCCTTGCCATTGCAATAAAAACGTACTTTCAAAAAATTGCTGAGCCAGAAGACATTGCCGCATCAGCAGCGGTAAGCTTTACCATTAATCATATTGCAGCGGTGGCGATCCCTGCGTTACTTGGCATATTATGGTTATATTCAAACATTGCGGTATTTATGATAGGTGCGGGCTTTGCGCTATGCTCGTTAGTGCTTTCGCGCAACATTCCGTTTGCTCCTAGCCAGCAGAATATTGTGATGTATGGTAATGACAGGTGGACTGTTAAACAAACTTAG